In Nocardia sp. NBC_01327, the genomic stretch GACGGGGAACCGGCCGCGGTGCTGACCCTGGCCGAACTGATCGAACTGGTGCTGGACTGGAAGAGCCGTCCGACAAAGCTTTTCATCGAGACCAAGCATCCGGTCCGCTTCGGCGCCCTCGTGGAAACCACCCTCCTGAGCGAACTGCAGCGCTACGGCATCGCCGCCCCGGCCTCCGCCGATCACTCCCGCGCCGTGGTGATCTCCTTCGCCGCGACCGCGGTCTGGCGTATCCGCCGCGCCGCGCCGCTGCTCCCCACCGTCCTGCTGGGCGAGTCCTCCCTCTACCTCTCCGGCGGCGCGGCAACCACCGTGGGCGCCACCGCGATCGGCCCCTCCGTCCGCACCCTGCGCGAACACCCGGACCTGGTCGACAAGGCCGCCGCCGCGGGCCGCGCCACCTACGTCTGGACCGTCGACGATCCGGAGGACGTCCGCCTCTGCGCCGACCTCGGCGTCAGCTGGGTCGCCACCAACCACCCGGGCCGCACCAAAGGCCTGCTCCCCGCCGCATAGTCCCGGGCGGCAGCAGACCACAGTCCCGGGCGGCAGCAAACACCCTGCGTGGTCGAAGTGCGTGCGGGCTGACCCTGTAGTTTTGCCAGTCATGGGTAAGAGCAAGCGCAACAGTCCCAAGCCGGACAGCAACCGGGCGGAGAAGCTGGCCGCGCGCCGGGCCGAGCAGGAGCAGGCGTCGCAGACGATTACGCGGCCGTTCGAGGGTCTGGCTGCCGAATGTGATCTCGTCGCGCTACGGGAGTTCGTGCCGTCGGCGACCGCCACGCTGAAGCTGTCGCCGAGCATTGCCGCCGAGCGTGCGGTCACCCTCGCCACGGTGCTGCCGGGTGCGGTGGCCGCGCTGGTGCGGGCCGGGGAAGAGCCGATCGGTTTCGTCGGCACGCAGGTGCAGTTCCAGTCGGGCAATCCGGCCGCCGATCTGGCGACCGCGATTCTGTGGACGCAGTCGGCCGAGCCGGGCGAATCTCTCGCGGGCGCGACTGTCGAAGGCGCGCCGAGCCTTTCGGACGTGCTCGACAATGCGGCCCTGGATCTGACCGTGCATCAGGACTTCAACTGGTGGGTGCCCGAGGGCGTCACCCCGGACAAGCAGGTGGCCGCCACCATCGAGCAGGCCAATCTGGCCATCATGCCGTCGGCCCGCCTGAACCTGGGCGCGGATGCCATCGGTGCGGCCTGGTGGGTGGACGCCGGCGAGAAGGCGCACCTGCGCTGGGTCCGCCCGGAGGACGAGGACCAGCTCATGCTGGCGCTGGCGCGGTTGCACGCGGCCGGTGAGCTGCACCTGGGCGAGGGTTCGCGTTTCGCGGGTTCGTTCCGCACGCACGGCCTGCTGGTCCCGGTCTTCGACCTCGATCCGGAGCGGCACGCGGTCGAATGGGAGCCGGCGGCAAAGGAATTCGGCGCCCGCCTGGCGGCCGCCCTGAAGAACGACGAGCCGATGAGCTCGGAGGAGCGGCGTTCGCGCGACGGCCTGCGTTCGCGTCAGGTCACGCTGCGCTGATCGTGCGGTGAACGGGCCGTTTGCTGAGGGTTCCCCCTACGGCGAACGGCCCGAAGCCTTTTCGATAGCCCGAAGCCTTTTCGACAGCTCAGCAAAAAGGCCCGGTCCTGTCTACGGGACCGGGCCTTGTCGTCAAGCCGGAATTACAGCGCGCCGCCG encodes the following:
- a CDS encoding glycerophosphodiester phosphodiesterase; the protein is MSPANRAPFVVAHRGASAARPEHTLAAYELALQEGADGVECDVRLTKDGQLVCVHDRTVDRTSNGVGAVSEMTLEELKALDFGADGEPAAVLTLAELIELVLDWKSRPTKLFIETKHPVRFGALVETTLLSELQRYGIAAPASADHSRAVVISFAATAVWRIRRAAPLLPTVLLGESSLYLSGGAATTVGATAIGPSVRTLREHPDLVDKAAAAGRATYVWTVDDPEDVRLCADLGVSWVATNHPGRTKGLLPAA
- a CDS encoding DUF5926 family protein, with the translated sequence MGKSKRNSPKPDSNRAEKLAARRAEQEQASQTITRPFEGLAAECDLVALREFVPSATATLKLSPSIAAERAVTLATVLPGAVAALVRAGEEPIGFVGTQVQFQSGNPAADLATAILWTQSAEPGESLAGATVEGAPSLSDVLDNAALDLTVHQDFNWWVPEGVTPDKQVAATIEQANLAIMPSARLNLGADAIGAAWWVDAGEKAHLRWVRPEDEDQLMLALARLHAAGELHLGEGSRFAGSFRTHGLLVPVFDLDPERHAVEWEPAAKEFGARLAAALKNDEPMSSEERRSRDGLRSRQVTLR